Proteins encoded together in one Rhodospirillaceae bacterium window:
- a CDS encoding two pore domain potassium channel family protein, translating to MFFVTLLFGTILVLVAIGIHYEALRLVASYLLPRMDVVPRRAHVMVGVCACMLAHTIEIWMFAIAYWLMSWTGVTFGFSDDYRRSFVDYLNFSAESYTSLGFGDAELLSPDMRLLAGIEALTGLVLIAWSASFTYYVMAQYWNERRHRGKGHES from the coding sequence ATGTTCTTTGTTACCCTCCTCTTCGGCACCATTCTGGTGCTCGTCGCAATCGGCATTCACTATGAAGCCCTCCGCCTGGTGGCGAGCTATCTGTTGCCGCGCATGGATGTGGTCCCCAGACGCGCCCATGTCATGGTCGGTGTCTGCGCCTGCATGTTGGCCCATACCATCGAAATCTGGATGTTCGCCATCGCCTACTGGCTGATGAGCTGGACCGGCGTCACGTTCGGGTTCTCCGACGATTACCGGCGCAGCTTTGTCGATTACCTGAATTTCTCAGCAGAATCATATACTTCCCTGGGTTTTGGCGATGCCGAGTTGCTGAGCCCTGACATGCGGTTACTGGCTGGAATCGAGGCCTTGACCGGCCTCGTGCTGATCGCCTGGAGCGCCTCCTTTACCTATTACGTCATGGCGCAGTATTGGAACGAACGCCGTCATCGCGGAAAAGGGCACGAATCCTGA
- the gluQRS gene encoding tRNA glutamyl-Q(34) synthetase GluQRS, producing MPPVTRFAPSPTGYLHLGHAYSALDGWQRARKVGGRFLLRIEDIDQTRCRPVFEAALLEDLAWLGIDWDGPVRRQSDHFDDYRSALAQLTALGVIYPCFCSRKDIAAASAAPHGQAHSDSGGPLYPGTCRSLSPDEAAARQAAGAPFALRLDVARARALCGDLRFNDERAGEIVVELELLGDIVLARRETPCSYHLCVTLDDHLQGVTLVTRAEDLLPATHIHRLLQALLGLHTPDYAHHKILTDSDGTRLAKRQGATSLRDLRAAGIAPPDILRMAGFSG from the coding sequence ATGCCGCCAGTAACCCGCTTCGCGCCCAGCCCGACAGGATATCTGCATCTCGGCCATGCCTATTCGGCACTGGATGGCTGGCAACGGGCACGCAAGGTGGGGGGAAGGTTTCTATTGCGTATCGAGGATATCGACCAGACCCGCTGCCGCCCGGTTTTCGAAGCTGCCCTGCTTGAAGACCTCGCTTGGCTCGGCATCGATTGGGACGGCCCGGTACGGCGTCAATCTGATCACTTTGATGATTACCGCTCGGCGCTGGCCCAGCTCACGGCGCTCGGCGTGATCTATCCCTGTTTCTGCAGTCGCAAAGACATCGCCGCCGCATCCGCGGCACCGCATGGCCAGGCTCATAGCGATTCTGGTGGCCCGCTTTATCCCGGAACCTGCCGATCGCTGTCCCCGGACGAGGCTGCCGCCCGTCAGGCGGCGGGTGCACCCTTTGCCCTGCGGCTCGACGTCGCCAGGGCTCGCGCCTTGTGCGGGGACCTCCGTTTCAACGATGAGCGGGCTGGCGAGATTGTCGTGGAGCTGGAACTTTTGGGCGATATCGTTCTGGCGCGGCGAGAGACACCGTGCAGCTATCACCTCTGCGTCACGCTGGATGACCATCTGCAGGGCGTGACCCTGGTGACGCGCGCTGAAGATCTCCTCCCGGCAACCCATATCCATCGCCTGTTGCAGGCGCTGCTTGGTCTGCACACGCCGGATTACGCGCATCACAAGATCCTCACCGACAGCGACGGCACGCGACTGGCCAAACGCCAAGGTGCAACCAGTCTGCGCGAC